The sequence GTAGAGGCGTGTTTGTATTTTTGtatgtatatttctttttttttttttgcttttttaaGGCGCGCCACGAGAAAAGAAGGATGtgagagggagaggagagagagagaggggaaTACAGAGCGTCGACAACGTATGAGGGAGAAGAGGGAGGAGCAGGGAAAAAGGACAGGTGGTCAGACGTTCAGGTAGAgaagatagagagagagagagcgagaagagaaaagaagaggaggaggaggaagagggagagagggagagggagaggaaggCCGGGTGCGCGAGCGCAGGGCGGTGGTTAAAGCGGGTTGGGCCAGGCGACGGGCGCGGGGAGGGGCCAGCGATGGGGGCAACAGGGCGGCGGGCGATTGGCTGGCGCGGGGGCTGCCTGGCTGGTGCCACGAAAGAGGAAGCCTAAGCGAAGCACGGACTCGCGCCAGCTTATGTCAGCCGAGTAGTTCGTGAGAGGCCAAAAAGGACAGAAGACGAAGActacgacgacgacgacgacgacgacaaaaAGCATTTCCCCTCAGCAGCTGATGAAGACGACGTTATCAGGATCTTTCTCGCCACCCGATCAGCCTGCGAGCCAAACCAACGGCTGACGACCTACTTTTTGGGCCTTGTTCTCGATTGCATTCCTGGCGCGACCTGGCGGCCAATCCCGATGCCCCGGCTGCTTCACCCAATGCATCTTCCATTCCCATCAGGATCCAGGCACGGGGCACCTGTGATTTTCTACTGGCTaccctttttccctttttttttttttttttaaaaaaaaaaaaaaggaacctTTGGATAAGGTCCTTGATACCCAACCGTTCATGCCCTGCCCGCAGACCCAGCCCGGTATATGGTACTTTCTCTGGCTGTATGGGCCCTGCCTGCGGGGTGGATCAGCCTCTCCTGATGCCACCAGACAGGATCTCTTGGGCAGGGGGACACACAGCGTCGGAAACTAGTTGCTTCTCACCCTTCTCACATGGATCTTTTCACTTTGTTTCTGCCTGCTGAAAATCAAACCTGCAGTGTCGGTCGACTCCACGGGCCAATCAGGGGTTCGGAGTTGCGTGGTTGGGCAAGCGGCTCTGACGGTTAGGCACACATGCATTGGGCATCATCACTCTGCCCTCCTGCTTGTTTTTCAACCTCTTCTTTTcatttatatttcttaatAATTACaattttaatttttcctttttttttttttttggtttcaATCTTTTCATCGACTTATACCCATGTCGATACGGGCCTAGGACGAATCTGTATAACCACTGCGAGTTCCCGGCTGCTACGCTCTACAAGTAAAGCTCAATTCGTTTCTGACCACTGTTTGGATCCAACGTTACGTCTGTGCCACCACAGGAAATACGCTCCCCCCTCCTCTTTCTTTAGGTCATTGCAGATATCTGGTATTTAATTTCTGGGCTCCATGATCTTTCGGGTTTCCACAGCCCATTGTACAGTTCGTGTCGGCTGCGAACCATCCAATTGCCCGTGTCGCGAAGGTTCTGTGCAGAGCTGGCATATATGCTATCAAGTAGAAATGCCCTTTGGGTACCCCCCGGCGGAAATACATATTACGCATGACGCCACCTGTGGCAATCTAGTCTTACGGGATACTCTTTGGGAGGGAGAGCAACAAACTTGCCTCTTTCATCGTCATACATCCCGGCACTTTTGACCCGGTTCTTTGCCTGCAGATGGTTCATTGTATTAAGTTCTCTTCTCAATTATGCTTGCATCTTATTTACCCCATGGCATCCAGTCTCAACTGCGGAAAATAAAGGCGGTGGGGGCGATGGTTCCCATCATAAAACCGAAGAGCCTGGGTTGGAGATCACATTCTTCCTTTGTTGCCTTGGAGTAATCTCATAAGCGCCCTCCTTCCATTCTATCAACTTTAAGGATCCTAAAGTTGGTCCGAGGGAAATGGAGGCGCACGTCAAACCGGTTGTCTGCTGTTTTACGCTGCAACACAACCTCTTGCGCATTAAGAGCTACAATATGGCCCCTGTCTCTCCTGTTTACACCGGTATCTGTCGGGAATACAAGGACTTCATCGCCCTTTTCCAATTTCAACGGATCAGCTGGATCAACAGTGCCTTCTGGTTCGGCAAAGTCTGCCCGGCTGAGCCCGTCTAGCGCTTCTTTGCCAGTCAAGGTTCGGGGCATGGGGTATGTGGACCTAGCTGCAGACAAGGCCTTCCGGAAACGAGAAACCCACGCAAAGGTTATGGGGTATGTTTGTTCTGATATCTGAGCGGGATCAAGGGCTCCTTTGAGCCCAATCATCCAGTCGAATACCCATACGCCTGCATGCAAACCCAGTCAATAATACTGACCGATACAAGGAAAACTGGTCGTACTCGCCTTGGATATCAGCAAGCGTAGGCTTTCCTGTCTTCAGGATCCAATCTCTGCCATCGGCAAGGAGAGTGGTCTCCATAATATCAAATGCCTGCTTGGCGTGGACCATTCCCTCTCCCCGCGGATTCGACTGAGAATCATTTGACAGAGGTTTTCTATTCGAGAACTCGAGGCGGTCTGCAATGAATTTAGGGTCCGAGGTGAGAGGAGTATTCATGGGTATCAGCTGGGCAGCCCTGCCAAACACTCCTCCATCCGTCGTCCATATGTCGATTAGCTTCTCGATCGCCTTCCCATCCCCATCGTCTGCACCTAATTTTCCAGCGGGGAACCGCTCCTCAAGCTTTTGTATGATCAGCCTGGAGTCACAGAAAATATCCTTTCCTATCATAAGCACCGGGATTCTCCGGTACTGGACGCCCAGAGCCGCAAGGTCTGGTCGGGGCATGATCGGTGGTTGTAGCTGGCAGTCATCTAATCAGAAGAACGGACACCAAGTATTCATTTGCATCCTCAAGAGAGTGAGGAGAGAAGAAGTTGGGGGGTGGACCATTGGCCTACACATTGCGAATATCTAATGCCGCGTAGATTTAAATACCTTAGTTACGTTGTTCAATCAGCTGGTCTCCGTTAATGATTTAACAGACGGAGGTCAGGGTCAACAAACCAGGCCACTCGCCGTGCGTATGGCGAGAAGGTGTAGTGGAACAAAACGATCTCAGGGTCCTGGGCCATGATAAACGTGTTCAGTGCGGATTGACTGTTCCGGATAATTAAGGATAAAGATAACTCATTGATTTTGAACAGAAATCGCAAGACGAAATGTAAATCCAGGCTGTTTTTGTAGCAGCACAGATCGATAAAAGAAAGGCTGATAGTTGATGGATGAAAGCAATCGTCCGATGGATCAGGGCCGCTACTCAGTAGTTACTCCATTCCAAGGGCCCTCCCATGAAGGCGGAGAAGAGGCTGTTGCACTCCTGATTATTCTTCAACCGAGGCTGCTTTCGTTCACCCTTCTGGTATCCTTCTCATACCGAGCGAATCAGGAGTGATCAGAATACGAGTCATTCATAGCGGATGACCGAAGCTTCCTCGGTCTGATTCTCATCGCGGCCTGCATGATGAATTGTCTTCGAGCTTTGAGATTCCTGTCAGGTTTTCTCTCCAGCAGAGCTGCTGGCGGTCATAATCTTGCGCAGCGAGAAACAAATCGGGCGTGGAGAAGCAGAGGATCGAGACGGACGAGGGCGGCCGCCGTGCGGCGTGCCGGATGCTTGGCGGGCGGCTTTTTTGGGTTCTGACGCAACAGGCCAGCGAGGTTACTTGACGGTGTTGCCTGAGAATTCGCAGAACTCTGGGGGAGAATTTCGCATTCGATGCCCGCGGGGAATTCATCATCGGACACTGAAATTTCTCACAGGCGGAAGCCGCGATATTCTGCTGGACCAGGTCTATGGCAGGCTGCAGCTATGCCCGCTCACTCGCGGCCGGCCTCCGATCTTCCCAGAGCATTATCTTTGCTGCTAACTCTCTGAGATCGCCGCCCCAAAACATCTCGATCCGCGGCTGCTTTCGAGCTCCCAAAGCCAGCTTGCATCTGACCTCGCGATCTCGACTGCAGAACCTCTCTCTATTGGGCCTCCAACCGACCAAGCGCCAAAAGCACATCCATAGCCAGCAGTTCCAGCCTTTCGTCCCCCCTCCACCCTCTTCTCTCGGAAAACCCACCGCCGCGAAGACCTACCGACGAACCCGCAAATGGCTCCGTCGCCTCTTCTACCTCAGTCTCTCCGTTGGCACCATATATGCCATTGACAGCTACTTCTACGCCTCATGCCTCACCCGCACCGCCCGCACATTCGCCCTCGGCATCTTGGTCGCTCTCGACTACAAGCTCAACTTCCGGCCCAACCCACCGCTCGCCTCGTCCATAGCCGCAGTGCACGCGCGCAACGCCGAGCGTCTATCTGAACTCCTCCGCACCAATGGCGGGTTATACCTGAAGATCGGCCAGGCTATCGCCATGCAATCGGCCATCTTGCCACCGGAATTCCAAAAGATGTTCTCGCGCATGTTCGACGATGCGCCCCAGAACGACTGGAAGGACGTGGCGCGCGTCATCGAGGAGGATTTCGGAAAGCCCGCTGAAGAGGTGTTTGGAGTATCGTTTTCGGGAGATCCGAGCCGTGGAGTTATGGAGAGGACGGCGAGGGCGAGTGCGAGCGTTGCACAGGTACACTGGGCGAAGTTGAGCGATGGCAGGGAGGTTGCTATCAAGATCCAGAAGAAGGAGATTGCGACGCAAGTTAAGTGGGATCTGTGGGCTTTCAAGTGAGTTGTTTTATTTATTTgaactcttttttttttttttatttttatttttatttttatttttttaaattatCTATAGTAAACCTGCGCCCGATGCAAATTTCCCATCCTGAGTGAGACCTCTCTAACCGTTTTGCAGGATTATTACATGGGTCTATAGTCGTGTTTTTGATATCCCGTTCTACAGCTTGGTACCTTTTGTCAGTGAGCGTCTTTTCTTGGAAACAGATTTTGAAAATGAGGCCGATAACGCTGAGCGAATGGCCAAGCTTGTCGCGGCCGAGCCGCGGCTCCGAAATAGAGTATACATTCCAAAGGTCTACCGCGAACTAAGTTCTAAGCGAGTCATGACTGCTGAATGGATAGAGGGTGTTCGACTTTGGGATAAAGATTCCATAACGAGACCTTGGCGGGGAGGTTGGCGACAAGGCAGCCCAGGATGCCATGGAACACCTCTGGATCTTCCCGGTGCGAAGTTGACACCTCGTCGgccatcctacagtacttcTACTCCTGAGAGACTAAAGCCAGGACGGGAGTCCTGGAAAGGAAGAGCTGGCCGTGGTGGTTTGGGACTCTCACTTAACGAAGTGATGACGACAATGGTCGATCTGTTCTCCGCGCAAATGTTCCTTTGGGGTTGGCTTCATTGCGATCCTCATCCTGGCAACTGGTTCGTCCGCCGCCAGCCCAACGGCAAGGCCGAGCTTGTGCTCATAGATCACGGTCTCTACGTCCACATGGAGCCTAATTTCCGGCATCAATACGCACGTCTCTGGAAAGCACTATTGACTTTCGATAACAATAGTATTACCAAGATCGTCAACGATTGGGGCGTTAACAACGCTGACTTGTTTGCGTCCGCCACCCTTCTCCGGCCATACCAGGGCGGAGAAAGGACAACGTCAAAAGCACTCGAAGGTTTAAGCAAGAAGGACAGAGCCAAATTACAATACGAAATGCAGCAGGCGATGCGAAAAGCCGTTCGCGAAATTCTTGGCGACGAGACCAGATGGCCGCGCGAGCTCATCTTTATATCCCGAAACATGAGGATCGTGCAAGCAAACAATCAGTTCTTAGGCTCACCAGTTAACCGGATCAAGATCACGGGCACATGGGCCTCCCGTGCCCTTGTCGAATCGGCCGACTTGCCGCTGttagaaaagataaagaatTATGGTCGGCACATCGTGTTTAGATTTGTACTACTCAGCTCCGACATACTGTTCTACTGGTATCGGATTCGGCAGATGCTGGGCTGGGGAGGAGGAATGGAGGATGAGATCGAAGCTCAAATGCAACATATGGCAAGGGATATGGGAGTCGAGCTGAGCCAACCTATATTTGAGGGTTGAACAGCTCGCATGAGTTCCTCTTTGCTCTTTGTATAACTACTAGTTTATCTCCACGCTTTGAGCAGGCTCTTCTGTATTTCTAATGTTTTCACATGTAAAATAGCAATGTAAAATAGGTCAAAGGTAGAGGTGATCTTGAAAATACTGCAAACGCGATCAGATCTATGATTTGCAAACTATTGGCACTCTTCGGGGATTCCTTAGCCAAGCCTGCCCGGAACTTTAGGGATGCTTTTGGGCGCCTGGACAAGCCAAGCAAGACCGGGAGAGATTTATTTCGCCATGCACCCTGTATTCCCACAACATTCACCCGTCCCAAACCATTTCGCTTCCACAAACGCGTTGAAGCTAGATTGGGAGGATGAAGAATATGGAGAAACTTCCACAAACATGATATCACCGGACACAGGAGATAATGGCACCTTCAGTCTTGACTGGCCTCATTGACCCTTCCTTACCCGCAGCCACCACGATGGACACCATATCTTCCTCCCCATTGCACACCCACTACATCTCACAGTTTACCCACCGCAACCTACAGCTCCTCCAGACATTCTCCCCTCGCACACCCCTCCGCGTGGTCGCCCACATCGACCTCGACGCCTTCTACGCCCAATGCGAAATGGTCCGACTCAACACTCCGCGCACCCAACCCCTCGCCGTCCAGCAATGGGAATCCCTGATCGCCGTGAACTACGCCGCCCGGTCGTTTAACATATCGCGGATGATCACAGCGAAAGAGGCAAAGGCGAGATGTCCGCAGCTCATGACGGTGCACGTAGCCACGTTCAGGGAAGGCGAGGGCGGGAAATGGGCGTATAGAGAGGACGGTGATCATAATGTGGCGACAGATAAGGTTTCGCTGGATCCGTATAGGGCGGAGTCGAGGAAGATTTTGGGGACGATTAAGGATGGGTTGGTTGCGTGGGCGGAGAAGGTTGATCCGTGTGGACTTGGGGAACGGAGAACGGAGAGTGGAGGAAGTgtgaaagagaaagagaaggaTTGGACAAATATGGTGAGGATAGAGAAGGCGGGGATTGATGAGGTTTTTATTGATTTGTCGGCGTTGGTGTGGGCGACTCTGCTAGAGAGGTATCCGATGTTGCAGGAGATGGAGGTCAAGAGGCAGATGAGTGAGCGCCTACCACGCCCACCTACTACGGCGCTAGATTGGGGAAAAGAGGATGAGCTGGTCGACTTAGATGAGGGAGAGACGGAAGAGGATGACCCGGATTGGGATGATATGGTTATGCTCGTTGGAGCAGATATCGTCAGGTCAGTTCGTCTTATGATCCGGGAGCGCTTAGGTTACACGTGTTCTGCAGGAATTGCGCGGAATAAAATGATGGCCAAGCTAGGGAGTGCCTGCAATAAACCCAATAAGCAGACAATTGTTCGAAATCGTGCCATACAGCAGTTCCTTGGTGGCTTCAAATTTACCAAAATCAGGATGTTGGGTGGCAAATTAGGAAAGCAAATCGCTTCAACCTTTGAGACCGAACAGGTGGATGAATTATTGCGTGTTCCGCTGGAACAATTTAAAGCAAAGCTGGATGACGATACGGGGATGTGGTTATACGAACTTATTCGAGGGAATGACTGGAGTGAGGTCAATCCTCGAACCCAGATCAAATCAATGATATCGACGAAATCATTCCGTCCAGGGATCAACTCTTTGGAGCAGGCGGAGAAATGGCTACGAATATTCGCGGCTGAGATATATGGGCGGCTCGTTGAAGAAGGCGTCCTGGAGCATAAGCGCCGCCCGAAAGTTCTAACTATTCACCATCGGCATAGTGGGCACACAAAATCTCGCCAGGTTCCTATTCCGACGGGCATGGCCATCGACGAAGAACCACTGTTTGCTTTGGCTAAGGATTTGCTGAAGCAAGTTACCAACGAGGGCCATATGTGGCCCTGCATGAATTTAGCACTTACAGTGAGCGGATTTGAGGATGGAGTTTCTGGAAACCAAAGCCTCGACAGCTTTTTCACGCGCGCCACGGATACAGAGAAGAAAACGCCAGTATCCCTTCGTCGACACCTTGAAGGCAAGGACAATACGAGCGAGTCGCATCCGAGCAAGACATTGAAGCTCCACCATGATTTTGACCGATACTCTCCTCTGGACACAGGGATAGATGACGAAGGGACACATACCGCTGAAAGTCTTATGCTGGGTTCCAAAGGTGTTTTATCAACTGATAGTTCTCCCGAGCCGCAATTGGGGATGTTTCCATGCTCCAAATGTAGAAAGTTGATTCCTGAAGCTGGTTTCGATGAGCACGAAGACTGGCACTTTGCGAAAGACTTGCAATTGCAAGAAAGAAGGATGGTGCATTACAAAAACACGAACCGCGGTCTTGACAAGTCTAGAGGCAAGCGACAGACACGGTTAGCATTCGGGTGAATCTCAGCTGGCTCTGATGAGCTTGTCGATCCCACAGTATTGCCACACTGGTGCCTTGTAGAATTCGAAAGAAGTTCCCTGTCTGTTCAAGCTATTCCGTTTGAAGCTGGATCGTACATCTATTTGGAGACTAACGGTGGGAATCACTAGGACCAGCCGCCAACAGGGCTCCAGTCTAGCAGGCCA is a genomic window of Coccidioides posadasii str. Silveira chromosome 3, complete sequence containing:
- a CDS encoding uncharacterized protein (EggNog:ENOG410PG2S~COG:S~TransMembrane:2 (i107-126o643-661i)~BUSCO:3080at33183), whose translation is MAGCSYARSLAAGLRSSQSIIFAANSLRSPPQNISIRGCFRAPKASLHLTSRSRLQNLSLLGLQPTKRQKHIHSQQFQPFVPPPPSSLGKPTAAKTYRRTRKWLRRLFYLSLSVGTIYAIDSYFYASCLTRTARTFALGILVALDYKLNFRPNPPLASSIAAVHARNAERLSELLRTNGGLYLKIGQAIAMQSAILPPEFQKMFSRMFDDAPQNDWKDVARVIEEDFGKPAEEVFGVSFSGDPSRGVMERTARASASVAQVHWAKLSDGREVAIKIQKKEIATQVKWDLWAFKIITWVYSRVFDIPFYSLVPFVSERLFLETDFENEADNAERMAKLVAAEPRLRNRVYIPKVYRELSSKRVMTAEWIEGVRLWDKDSITRPWRGGWRQGSPGCHGTPLDLPGAKLTPRRPSYSTSTPERLKPGRESWKGRAGRGGLGLSLNEVMTTMVDLFSAQMFLWGWLHCDPHPGNWFVRRQPNGKAELVLIDHGLYVHMEPNFRHQYARLWKALLTFDNNSITKIVNDWGVNNADLFASATLLRPYQGGERTTSKALEGLSKKDRAKLQYEMQQAMRKAVREILGDETRWPRELIFISRNMRIVQANNQFLGSPVNRIKITGTWASRALVESADLPLLEKIKNYGRHIVFRFVLLSSDILFYWYRIRQMLGWGGGMEDEIEAQMQHMARDMGVELSQPIFEG
- the RAD30_1 gene encoding DNA-directed DNA polymerase eta rad30 (EggNog:ENOG410PFN6~COG:L~BUSCO:4010at33183), which gives rise to MAPSVLTGLIDPSLPAATTMDTISSSPLHTHYISQFTHRNLQLLQTFSPRTPLRVVAHIDLDAFYAQCEMVRLNTPRTQPLAVQQWESLIAVNYAARSFNISRMITAKEAKARCPQLMTVHVATFREGEGGKWAYREDGDHNVATDKVSLDPYRAESRKILGTIKDGLVAWAEKVDPCGLGERRTESGGSVKEKEKDWTNMVRIEKAGIDEVFIDLSALVWATLLERYPMLQEMEVKRQMSERLPRPPTTALDWGKEDELVDLDEGETEEDDPDWDDMVMLVGADIVRSVRLMIRERLGYTCSAGIARNKMMAKLGSACNKPNKQTIVRNRAIQQFLGGFKFTKIRMLGGKLGKQIASTFETEQVDELLRVPLEQFKAKLDDDTGMWLYELIRGNDWSEVNPRTQIKSMISTKSFRPGINSLEQAEKWLRIFAAEIYGRLVEEGVLEHKRRPKVLTIHHRHSGHTKSRQVPIPTGMAIDEEPLFALAKDLLKQVTNEGHMWPCMNLALTVSGFEDGVSGNQSLDSFFTRATDTEKKTPVSLRRHLEGKDNTSESHPSKTLKLHHDFDRYSPLDTGIDDEGTHTAESLMLGSKGVLSTDSSPEPQLGMFPCSKCRKLIPEAGFDEHEDWHFAKDLQLQERRMVHYKNTNRGLDKSRGKRQTRLAFG
- a CDS encoding uncharacterized protein (EggNog:ENOG410PM5Y~COG:O~BUSCO:9932at33183), which encodes MAQDPEIVLFHYTFSPYARRVAWYLNLRGIRYSQCLQPPIMPRPDLAALGVQYRRIPVLMIGKDIFCDSRLIIQKLEERFPAGKLGADDGDGKAIEKLIDIWTTDGGVFGRAAQLIPMNTPLTSDPKFIADRLEFSNRKPLSNDSQSNPRGEGMVHAKQAFDIMETTLLADGRDWILKTGKPTLADIQGVWVFDWMIGLKGALDPAQISEQTYPITFAWVSRFRKALSAARSTYPMPRTLTGKEALDGLSRADFAEPEGTVDPADPLKLEKGDEVLVFPTDTGVNRRDRGHIVALNAQEVVLQRKTADNRFDVRLHFPRTNFRILKVDRMEGGRL